GCAGCGGAAGCGCACGTGGTAGTTGGAGCAGCGGCGGCCGCGGGGCTGCTCGCGGTTGAGGCACCAAAAACCTCGCGTGGGGTTCAAGTGCACACGCTCGCCTACAGTGGACGGCAGGGCCCAGTCCGTGGTGCGCGCCTCCAGCGCCAGCGGCCGCGGGCACACGCGCGCTGGCCCGTAATAGAAGCGGATGGCAGCCAGGCTCTCGAAGTCGCCGTCGCCGCCGGGGTGGTCCACGTTGAACCAGGACGTCCACTGGCTGGCCTCTGTGGGCACCGCACGCTCTGGGACCCGGGCCACAGCCTGTCGGGCCTCATCAGTGCATGCAGGGGCCCAGGAAGCGGcctgcccacccccatctccGAGGTAACTGTTTACCTGCTAAGACGGTCACCCCACCCCCAATGAACACGGGCTAACCCAGCCCGCCCTTGACCCGCCCAGGTCCAGGGTCCTCTAGGGCACAAGGAGCTATAAAGGGATTAAGGGAGGTTGGCCTCCCCTAGCACCAGCTCCCGTTCTGCTGCCCAATACTTGAGCTGGCCCATTAGTTCAGGTTGACATTTTGCCACGCTGACATCTTGACACTGTCTCAGCAGCCCCCAACCTTAAAATTAAGCCTGTCCCCCACCTCAGAATTCAGAACCCCTGAGGTGTGAGGAGACACAAAGGTAGCAGGAGGAGACCCGATGGAGAACAGCCCTAGCTGTGGCTTTCCATTGCCTGGCTGCTCCTGGTTAGAGCCAGCTGGGCCCTTGCTCACTGCCTGGATGAACCCACCAGGCAACCTGTTTCACAGAAGCCACAGGTGGGAACGGTCTGGCCTCCCAGAAGTCAGCTTCTGCTTCCATCaactcccacccccaccgcccccccccccacctgcgcaggggccgggggagggggggtgtgtgCTCACTCCTTTCCTGACTTTCCCAGCTAGGAAACCAGAGACCCAGGTTCCAGAACTACAGGTCTGGAATCTACTAGAAGCACCCTGCACGATGCTTCCAGTAGCAGGCAGGAAGCACCCACTCCCACCCTACATTGGTTTCCTCCTTGACAAAACAGGCCCTGGACTCTCACCCCTCTGCTCCTAAAACTTagacttctgggggcacctgtgcCAAGGGCTGCCATGTCCAGGGACCAGGAAGTTACTGGCCTTTCACCCCTTGTGTCCCCTCCTTACATGACCACACCAACCAGAGCTCACATAGTGAGTCcacagcagagccaggacttggACCCAGGATGACTCACCTTCCCAATCCTCCAGGGCTGGTGAGGGCTGTCCGGGGCGCAGAGATGGGCCTTCAAAGCCCCAGGCAGTTGCTGTGGGCTCCTTAGGGGGGGTAGTGACTGTGGGAGGGATGaggaatggagggaaggaaaCATGCTGATGGGGACCTCTGTGGGCTGCTTGTATACAAGGTGCTGTCatgatcatccccatttcacGGGGCGGGGTTGGAGGGTAGTGAGTGAGGGTCTCAGAAGCCAGAACCATCTCTCTGGCTGACCCCAAGGAatgcaggacccccccccccccgcctccaggAAACCTCCCTATGGCCCCTACCCCCAATCTCCTGCAGCCCCATCCCTCCCTGTGCCCTGGACAGGATGCCATAGTCTGGGGAAGTCTGTGTGTCTGGTCTGACCCAGTTCTCCCCCTCAGTGTGCTCAGCGACCATGGGTTTAGTtggctctgcctctgccctcaggTAGAGCTGCGTTCTTCATCCATTTGCGGGGTTGGAGGTCTCTCCCTCAGTGTACCTTCCATCCCTTCACTTGGGGCCCAAGCTGCCATTGGGAGGTCTTTGGCATCTAGCCTGGCTTCTCTGACCTTGAGTTATCTAAGATAGCCAGGCTGAGCGGTGACCTCAGACAAGTCCCTTCCctgtctgtgtctcagtctcctcatctgggaaatggatCCAGTGCCCTGTTCCACTGAGTGCTCCTGAGACGGGAAGTTTTCTGAATGGTGTGTTTGTGGAAGAGGAGGAGTTGTGTGAGAGGGGACCGCTCTGACCCCTTAATCCTGGGCCAAGACACAATGCTTCAGAGTCCAAATGCTGGGGGTGAGACCGGCCCCCCGCTGTCCCCAGGAACCTAAAGGAGCCTAAAGTTCATATGGATACTCCGAGTTCCCCTACCTCTCTTGAGGAGGCAAGAGAACAGAGAagtttcctcccttccctcccccgggCGCGTTGTTGGTCCCAAGAATCCATACCCCCGACGCCCCTTCACTCCACTCCCGGGCTGACGAAGGGGGACCCAGGTCTGAGGACGCCAGAGGGTCCCTTGGTTCCCTCTCCCGGAGCGGCTGCGTGCCAGGCCTAGGGGTCTGGGCTGGGGTCATGGGGCGCCTCACCTCGAGCCCCCGCCAGGTGCGCGGCGGCGACAAAGAGGCAGAGTAGTGGCGGCAATGACGCCATGGCCGGGTCCGAGAGTCCGAGGGAGGGTCCGGGCTCCGCGGCGCGCTCGGATCCGACTCCCGCGGGTCTGGCGGCCgctggggctgagggtgggggcgggaggtgaCCGCAGGCCACGCCCCGTGCAGGCCACGCCCCGTGCAAGCATTGCTCCCTGGCCCTGGGTGACTTCGGTGAGCTAGCAACCTCCCCGGTCGCCCCCTTCGGTGCGTCCGGCTGTGCCTCCGCCCTCAGGCTGGCCTgcgtcctcccccccccccacccccccgtcgcCAGCTGGAAGTCCCTCCCTCAACCCACTCTCCATTCTCCACCTTGGGTCCCAAGCTGCCTGCGGGACGTGCCTCTTGGAATGGAGCCTGAGGCTGCCCAAACACTCACGCTTCAGGCAGCCGTTTAGGCGGCGAGGAATCCTCCATCGAGTCTAACTTCAATCCTGTTGGCGTTAGGCCACCCCAAGCAGGCTGGAAGTCCCACCCCGAATCTACCTTCTACTCTTCTGGCTCTAGTTTTCCCGGCCAGCGGGAAGTCCCGCTCTACGACTACCCTCCGTGCCTCCAGCCTTGGGCTCCGGGGGGCGGCGGGAAGTCCCTCCCCGAGTCTGCCCAcccccgcagcggacccggcgcaCAGAGGAGGCGGAGGCGAGGTGGTGGGGGGACGTCTGTTTATTGGCGGGGGTCCAAGCCGCGGGGACGCGGGTGGCGGTCAGAGCGCCGCGACGCAGTCGGTGCCCGTGTATCCTGGCAGGCGTAGAGCGAACTTTCGGCGCACGTCGTCGGGCACGAATCTGCCGGCCACGAAGTGGTGGCGGCCGGAGAAGCGGCCGGCGCAGCGCTTGGGCGCAGCGAGCGATACCAGCACGTCCGGTCGGAGCCCGTCCTCGGCGTCGCCGCCGCCGGTCTCGGCGTCCCAgcctgagggagggaggtggggagggtgggggaatcGGGAGCTGGGAGGGGTGCTTGCCTTCGGGGGAGAGAGTCTTGCCTCCTCTCCACCCGTTTCCCCTTCCCCATCAGACTCAGCCTCTGCTCTCCGACGCGTGAGGCTTGGTCAGACCTGCCTCCCCATAGTACTGAGCCTCCGCCCTCAGACCAGTGTCTCCCCTTCCTTGGAGATGTTTCCCTCCTCCTATGACCAGGGCGTCGGCCCTCATCTTTTCTGCCCCTGCTGCCATCATGCAACCAACCTTTCTTCTCCATCTGACTCAGCCTCTGCCTTCAGACTACATCGTTTCCACCTGCTGCCCTTTCCCAGTCAGACCCATGCCTCTGCCTTTGGACCCAGCATCTGTCCCAATTCCTCCCTCCCGATCGATCTTGACCTTCCCCTCTTCGACTAGAGCCTCTTTCCACCCAGGCTTCCTAGCCAGCCTTCCTCCTCTGACCAGATCCCCCCTCTCCACTCAGGACAGACTGGCCTTCATCCTCGGGCAAGCCTCCCCCCCTAAGACCTGTCTCCTTACTCCTGGTCCTTGCCTCTGACAGGAtgtggccccctccccacccaaccccGACGTCCATCCTCCTCCCTCTGACCTGACATCTCTGTGTTCATCCTCACACTAGATCTTGCCTTTTGAATTGACAggaccccgccccctccctcactGTGCCCTAGCCTCTGCCAGCTCTCAAATGAGCCTCTACCTTCAGACTAGGGGCCTTGGCTTCTCCCCTGCGTCTGACCAGAGTCTGGAGCCACTAACTAAAAGCCTTCTCCGTCTGACTTTAATCCTTCCTTCTGTGACCCTAGTCTCTACCTTCAGACCAGACAGCTCCCCTCTTCATAGCTAACCCCTTGCTCTGTGGCACCCTGCTGGGGGTGGCCCTGAGGTCTTGAAAGCTGGGGGACATCCCCCTGAGTATGGCCACCCCTGTGGAGGGTCCGGCTGGCCAGCAGCTGTTTGTTCCGTCTGCCCGTCGCCTAATGGCTCCAACAGGCGTGGGGCGGCGGCCAGGACGGGCGAGGCCTTTGCCGAGTGAGCTCACGTCTGCCCAGGCAACTGGGCCAGGGTGGGCAGCGGGCATGCTGGGCCGGGTGTGGAGGGGTTGGGACATGGGATCACCTGGGCAGCAGCCTCTGTCTTCCCCATCTTAGGGATGGACGTGACCCTCACCCAGAGTGCATGAGCCATCCacgctggggaaactgaggctcagagaaggcagaCAGGCTGGGCCCATCAGAAACTGGGGTGCAGAGGGCCCCCCTCCCAAGGCCCcaacatgcccccccccccgcctgcctgGCATGCCTGAAGGAATGTCCAGGCTCACAAGGGGGATGGACAGCAGCTTGAGTGTGGCCAGCGCACGAGTGCAGGGGCCTCCGATCTCTCCCGGCTCCGCACCAGGGCCCAGCACGGCATCCACCACCAGCCCATAGGCATCGTTGATGAGCTGGACCTGAGAGGGCGGGCATGGTTAGAAGGTGGCCTTTGGGCActgcccccccccttcccccctcagtTGCCACCAAGCGCTGACCTCTGTGGGCAAATAGGACAGGAAGGGGATGTCCATTTTCTCGCACTGGGTAGTCAGGTCCCGGTGCAGCAGGTCTAGTGAGCGTGTAGGGTAGAAGATGGTTGGTTCATActcctggtggggaggggcagaaaggagtcGGCCCTGAGGGCCCTTCCAGGCTTCCTACTGGGCCTTACTTAGCCCCCAGATCTGGATATGAGGCCAGAGACCCTGCCTGGGGCAAGCACTGGGCATATTCTGTCCCTCCTGGGACACTATCAAGAGGAGGAAGCAATTTCTGCGGGGACAGGGTTGAGGGGGTGACCCTAGGAGGCCAAGGGGGTCCTTGCTACTCACAAACACCCGCAGGTGCCGGGCACAGACCAGCCCCACTGCCCCGTTCTGCTCCGGGCCACACACGACCAGCACTGTCCTCTGCTTCCGGGAGAGAGTTGGCAAGGGGAACACCTGGCAGGGGGCACAGCAAAGGCAAAGGCATGATGCTTGGAATTCCTCCTTATtcgggtggggaaactgaggctcggagtaGCGAAGGAACGGCCATGGGCCCGGAGGCAATAGAACCGGAGGAAAGACATTCTGGGCAAGGGGCGTAGCcccttggggcctcagtttcctccttggaGATGCAGAGTCCTTGCTTCAGGCTCTGCCAAGCTGGAGCAGGAAAACGTGCCTTCTGCCACCACCCGGCGCCCAGAGTGTGGTTTGTTTATTCTCGGCCTGAGTTGCAGACATTCTTCCACCTTTTTCCACCGCagtggctgcccctcccccgcccacgtTTCCAGGCCTCagccctcccagaggccccaaagttgggggggggggacagagggagggtaTTTTTTCCAACCAGAGatgccctgtctccctccatctgcctctgtcttcatctatctttctctctgtgtctctgtgggcCTGTGCATCAGTCTCTTTAACACAGGAGTTAAGAGCACTGGTGTTCAAGTCACAGCCCTGCCCTGACTCTCTGCAtggcctctgccccctctcctctcccagcctcactTGGCCTCTATCGATTGGGAGTGACGGTGGCACTGACATGGGGCCTCTCTCGGAGACAGGGCACCCCAGGGGGCCTGGCTGTACCCTGACCTCCAACCACACAGAGAGCCAGGTATACCTTTTTTGTCTCCTCCCCAAGGTCTCGGTGAGGTCCTGAGCCACCTGCGACCACACTAAGCCAGGTGCGGAGCCCTGAGACCGGAGACTGAGGGAGGCAACAGTGACTCCAGCTTGACTGGGGCTGAGGGTCCTCTGGACAGACTTGGGGCTTTCGGGGCAAAAACTGGACGGCAACTGGTCAGCAAGGGCCAGGCAGGAGTTCACTACACTGGGTTTACTTTTACTTTTGGGGTTTCGCCATTTCCTTCTCCTTCGGGACCTTCACTCAGGATGTTTCATTtgaaatagaaatgttaaaaaaaaaaaaaaaaaacaactgagccTACAtgaagaaagcaattgtgttcaaCAAAAGTCTGCAGTGGCgacaagaagaggaagacagggaggcagagaagggttACATGTAGGAGCCCTGACACCATCGGGCACTTCTCTAAGGCATTTGTGTTTATTAGCTGGTGTCAGTTTATTGCTCTTTCTTTGGAGGGGGAAACAGGCCCTCGGTTTGGCAACATGACCAAAGGCACTGGATAGCAGCATCTTCGTTGCTTATCACTCTCGCATCCCTTGCAGGCACCTCGAGGCTGGGACTCTGCTAACTCCTCCCTAGGACCTACACTATGCAGGccacccctgcctctgggcctcagtttcctcatctgcagcatggcgggggggtgtgggggtggtaCTCGGCCTCCAGGAACCTATGTCTCCTTTACGGAGATCCAATTGATGGCAGAGGCAGGTGGTCACATCTGTACCTCAAGGACCTCAGGACCATCCTGCAGCAGCTTTAGTCTCTGCTCCCCGGCCTCCAAGTCTCTGGGGACTTCTCTATCTGCCCTGACCCTCACTGACACCTGGGGTCTTGGGTCCCTGCCTGGTCTAGACCAGTGATgatcctctctgggcctcagtttccccacctgagTGATGGGCTGGAGTGGCTCCACACAAAAAGGGGCTTCTTGAGTCCTGGATCAGCCTGACCACAGGGCTCATGCAGCTAGGCCTCCTCTGCTCTGGTAGGCTGGCCATCTGGTTGGGGTCAAGGTCAAAGATCAGGGGTTAGATACCTTGGTCACAGCCACAGCACTAGCATGGCCACACAACTCCACCAGCTGCTGCCGCCCAAAGCGATAATCTTCCAGCAGCTCCCGCTCCAGGGCTGCCGCCTCTGCAGTGCTGGGGGACAGAGTGGGGAGAGACGCTCaaagacacacagaaagacagagagagaggctcagATGGAACCGGTAATGTTCCACTAATATCTCCAGCTAGGCCCtaatgcccacccccccccccccgcctcagtttccccaccagaCGTGCTGGCGGTTGACTGGCACCGCGGAAGGTTTAAGCTGAAGCCCAAGGCACGGGCGCCCTCTGGTGGTCGAGGGAGGCGTGGCGGCGCGTGTTGGTTCTATTGCCCCAAAGCGTGGGAGACTGGAGCCGGGCCCAGATGCGCCCGCCCCCACCGCGGAAAGAACCCAGAAGGAGGAATGGAGCGTGAGAGACTTTGATGGGGGCGAGGGGCCAGTTGCATGCAGTGGAAACCGCTGAGCAAGCTCCAGAACACTGGAGGAGGCAGactggcctggggaggggggtggtgccCGAGGGAGGCGGATTTTGAAGGCTGCAGAGGGGTTCACttagggaggtggatggggagcCCACGGCTATGGGGCCTTATTGGTGACCCTGCAATAATTGTGGCCAGAGAATTGGGGCTTACCCATCTGGGGTGAAGGTCTGCCATCAACTCACCGAGTGACTGGGCTCTGTCACATCTGAGTTTTGCTTCCTCTTTTGCAAAAGTAAAGGCAGGAAGGATAGGCCAGATAATTTTCAAGGTCCATTTCAAAATGCAAACATGGGGCCCGCTATTTAAGATTTAAGAATTTTCAGATAATGACAACAGCATGAAACTAAGCGTTGGGCCCTATTAAGAGCAGGGACCAAGCTGGCCCTGGCTTAGGGACCTTCCAAGGAGCACCTACCCCCCCACCTCAGCAGACCCTAGAGAGCATAGTAGTGGTAGTAGGACCAGGCCCAGAAGAATCAGAACATTCAAGCACTCTGAGAagccaagtgacttgcccagggtcacccaggaaacaaaaggggaaaaaccGAGACTTCTGCCCTTGGTGTCTGTCTCCAGAGCCATGGATAGAGTGTGAGCAAAGAGGCAGGGGCAGACCTACAGACAGCAGAGGTTTCTTAGGATGAATCTTTAGGTTCCTTCCTTCAGTTCTGTGAGGAGACCACAATCTTTTGGCCAATTTTTGCAGTGTGATCAggctgggcaggaggaggggcataAGTAAGGACTGCTGTGGGATGGGGGATCAGGGAGGACTTCTGGAGGAGCTGGCCTGGAGCACTATGGGAGGTAATCCACGTGGTAAGAACAGCGAGGGTGGGAATGAGCTTGGCAGATTCTAGGGACGGAAGtgaggccagtgtggctagagcggagcaagcaaaacagaaactGGGTCAGAAAGGCACTTCGGGGGTCCACATAGATGCGGGAGATGGATGGAGGCTTAGGGCAGGGAGTCTACATGCCCTGAATCATCCCAACAACCAGAGCCAGATTCAACCCCACCTGACTTCAAATAAGGTTGAAAGACCAGTTGAGGAAAAGGAGCTCACGGTGGGACAAATGAGGAGCACCCCTCTGGGCAGGCCACCTAGGTCCCAGGAAGGAACATGGGAGAAGGTGTTTGGGAATGTGGTTCATTCCTCCACCTTCAACTTGTGACGGGTCTGGCTGTTGCCCCcacaggagggcagagaggagtgtGGGAGGACCACccattcctccttttcttcctctgccccaaaGTTTTGGCCTCAGGCCACCACTTGGAACATTATCTCCCTGCCTAACTGGTCATTAGAGTGATAATGGGGACTCCACGGGCAGAGGATGGTTCAGGCTAGGAGCCTGGGAGTGGCGACGGTGGCAGCTCTGGGTCGGGTATGAGTGGGAATtagggctggtgggggagggaaacagGGCAGAGCCATGTGGgactgggcagggcagggggctcAGCTATGAGGGTGCCTCTTGCTGCTCCCAGATGAGAGGAGCTGTGAGGACCAGGATTCCCCCACAAGCAGGAAGGCTGAAGCGGCCAGCTTTCAAAGGAACTGGGCCTGACACTCCCAAAATACTTCCAGGAGCAGGCCCTTATGAAGGTGAAGCCAAGGCCAGGGCACCCGTGCCAGaccctccctgctctcttggctccctctgcttctccaccTTCAGGCCTCTGCCCACCGGCCCACCATCTTGCCCATCTGGCTGCCTACAGCAGTTTCATGGCCCCCAAACTCAACACAAGAGCCACGGAGCTCTGAAACTTGAATGCCAGATGACATCACCACTTGTCTCAAACCTACTTATGGCTCCTCAATATTCAGAGAATATTCAAATTCCTCACCACACCTACACGCCCATTATGTCTCTTACCTCATTGTTTCCTCTCCACTTGCCATGTTCCACTCCTACCCGCCCCACGGTGCCCCATCACCCCTCAGCTGGCATCTGAGACCCCacacaatccccccccccccccccccccccgccagatgAAATCGCAGATCCAGCTTCCTTCTGCCTAGGATGTGCTGGGTCTACAGGCTCAATCTGGACATCAGTCAGTCACTGGACAGTATCTGCCCTGAGGGCCTGAATGGACAGTGGGCAGAGGACAGATTTGTCAGCCAAATCTGGTTTCCATTGAGGTCCACAGCCCTGCTTGATGTCCCAGGGCACAAGGACTTAAAGGAGGACATAAGATGAGGACTCAGGACGAGGTGGGAGACACAGCCACAGCTGCCTATTTC
This DNA window, taken from Neofelis nebulosa isolate mNeoNeb1 chromosome 4, mNeoNeb1.pri, whole genome shotgun sequence, encodes the following:
- the YJEFN3 gene encoding yjeF N-terminal domain-containing protein 3 isoform X1; this encodes MSSAARPDPVEAPEERRFLSTAEAAALERELLEDYRFGRQQLVELCGHASAVAVTKVFPLPTLSRKQRTVLVVCGPEQNGAVGLVCARHLRVFEYEPTIFYPTRSLDLLHRDLTTQCEKMDIPFLSYLPTEVQLINDAYGLVVDAVLGPGAEPGEIGGPCTRALATLKLLSIPLAGTPRPAAATPRTGSDRTCWYRSLRPSAAPAASPAATTSWPADSCPTTCAESSLYACQDTRAPTASRRSDRHPRPRGLDPRQ
- the YJEFN3 gene encoding yjeF N-terminal domain-containing protein 3 isoform X2, which produces MSSAARPDPVEAPEERRFLSTAEAAALERELLEDYRFGRQQLVELCGHASAVAVTKVFPLPTLSRKQRTVLVVCGPEQNGAVGLVCARHLRVFEYEPTIFYPTRSLDLLHRDLTTQCEKMDIPFLSYLPTEVQLINDAYGLVVDAVLGPGAEPGEIGGPCTRALATLKLLSIPLVSLDIPSGWDAETGGGDAEDGLRPDVLVSLAAPKRCAGRFSGRHHFVAGRFVPDDVRRKFALRLPGYTGTDCVAAL